A DNA window from Arachis duranensis cultivar V14167 chromosome 3, aradu.V14167.gnm2.J7QH, whole genome shotgun sequence contains the following coding sequences:
- the LOC107482206 gene encoding probable LRR receptor-like serine/threonine-protein kinase RFK1 isoform X4 translates to MYEFKWYNLPGTLPPQMVKLPYLRQIDLSLNYLNGTIPKEWASMKLTTIALMANRLSGEIPKELGNIETLTNLDLEANQFSGHVPSQLGNLINLQRLVLASNNLSGTLPETFALLHNLTEFRISDNSFSGKIPSFIQNWKLLQRLDMHASGLEGPIPSNISLLSNLTILRISDIDGPSQAFPVLSSMKKMRRLVLRNCNITGEIPSDIWKLENLKMLDVSFNQLVGEIPTIKPAAPMTFIFLTGNKLTGNVPDSILAAGGNVDLSYNNLTWQGPGQPACQDNLNLNLNLFRSSLGTTKLQAVLPCSKTFKCPRYSSCLHVNSGGKDVMMKENGENILYIGDSVPGGTAEYYNDHEKLWGFSSTGDFMDDDDIQNTRYTKALSPSNLSELYATARVSPISLTYFHYCLENGNYTVKLHFAEIQFTNDRTCNSLGKRFFNIYIQDGLVLKDFNIEEKAHGAQKPYIATIPNVSITDNILEIRLYYAGKGTERIPYPAAYGPLISAFSIVSNSKPCSVQKKAVNYIIVGVGFGISAVCLVLIIVGILWRIFFFKGIIRTEKGVDGQYNQTGTYTLEQIRAATNDFSPANKIGEGGFGPVYKGQLSDGTWVAVKQLSSKSRQGNREFLNEIAMISCLQHPNLVKLHGFCIENNQLMLVYEYMENNSLAHALFSSENQLKLDWSTRHRICIGIAKGLAFLHEESRLKIVHRDIKSTNVLLDGNLNPKISDFGLARLDEEEETHISTRVAGTVGYMAPEYALWGHLSYKADVYSYGIVVLEIVSGKNNKSYMPSDDCFCLLDKAFHLQSTENIMELVDERLGLEVNPTEAENMVKVALLCTNVSPSLRPTMSEVVNMLEDKMSIPDVIPENFFREDLRLRAIRDIYQHGENQSLTSSKTGSLIGYFVPTSSSVSGNDMHEICSKS, encoded by the exons ATGTA TGAGTTCAAATGGTACAATCTTCCTGGCACTCTTCCACCTCAGATGGTTAAGCTTCCTTACCTCAGACAAAT TGATCTTTCTCTCAACTACCTAAATGGTACCATCCCAAAGGAATGGGCCTCAATGAAACTGACAACAAT TGCCCTAATGGCTAATCGTTTATCGGGGGAGATTCCTAAGGAGTTGGGAAATATTGAAACTCTAACGAACCT GGACCTTGAAGCAAACCAATTCTCTGGTCATGTACCCTCTCAACTTGGAAATCTGATTAACCTGCAAAGATT GGTTCTAGCATCCAATAATTTGTCTGGGACCCTACCAGAGACATTTGCTCTATTACATAATTTGACAGAGTT TAGGATAAGTGATAATAGTTTCAGTGGAAAAATACCCAGCTTCATTCAGAACTGGAAGCTACTTCAAAGACT AGATATGCATGCAAGTGGACTGGAGGGACCAATCCCATCAAATATATCTCTTTTGAGTAATTTAACTATTTT GAGGATTAGTGACATAGATGGTCCAAGTCAGGCTTTTCCAGTTTTAAGCAGCATGAAGAAAATGAGAAGATT GGTTTTGAGAAACTGCAATATTACTGGAGAGATTCCTAGTGACATCTGGAAACTGGAGAATTTGAAAATGCT GGATGTGAGTTTTAATCAGTTGGTTGGCGAAATTCCAACTATTAAACCTGCAGCACCAATGACTTTTAT CTTCCTAACTGGCAACAAACTAACTGGTAATGTACCTGACTCAATCTTGGCGGCGGGAGGCAATGT TGATCTTTCTTATAACAACCTTACGTGGCAAGGACCTGGGCAACCTGCTTGTCAAGATAACTT GAATTTAAACTTAAACTTGTTCCGGAGTTCTTTGGGGACCACAAAATT ACAGGCTGTTCTCCCATGTTCAAAGACCTTTAAGTGTCCTAGAT ACTCAAGCTGTTTGCATGTTAATAGTGGTGGTAAGGATGTAATGATGAAAGAAAATGGTGAAAATATCCTTTATATAGGGGATAGTGTGCCGGGTGGTACTGCTGAATATTATAATGACCATGAAAAGCTTTGGGGCTTTAGCAGCACTGGTGACTTCATGGATGATGATGACATCCAAAATACACGTTACACCAAGGCATTGTCACCTTCAAATTTGTCTGAATTATATGCAACGGCACGAGTGTCCCCTATTTCGCTCACCTATTTCCATTATTGCCTGGAAAATGGGAACTATACAGTAAAGCTCCACTTTGCAGAAATACAGTTTACTAATGATAGGACATGTAACAGTCTTGGGAAACGCTTTTTCAATATCTATATCCAG GATGGACTAGTTTTGAAGGATTTTAACATTGAAGAGAAAGCACATGGTGCTCAAAAACCATATATAGCAACAATTCCTAACGTCAGCATAACAGACAATATTCTAGAGATCCGACTCTACTATGCTGGCAAGGGAACTGAAAGGATTCCTTATCCTGCAGCTTATGGTCCCCTCATATCAGCTTTCTCTATTGTTTCTA ATTCTAAACCTTGTTCAGTCCAAAAGAAAGCAGTGAATTATATAATAGTTGGAGTTGGATTTGGAATTTCAGCTGTTTGCCTAGTCCTTATTATAGTAGGGATCCTTTGGCGGATATTCTTCTTCAAAGGAATAATTAGGACAGAAAAAG GTGTTGATGGACAATATAATCAGACAGGGACATATACATTAGAACAAATTAGAGCTGCCACAAATGATTTCTCTCCTGCTAACAAGATTGGGGAAGGTGGTTTTGGTCCTGTCTACAAG GGTCAGTTATCCGATGGTACTTGGGTAGCGGTCAAACAGCTTTCTTCGAAGTCACGGCAGGGGAATCGTGAATTTTTAAATGAGATAGCCATGATATCTTGTTTGCAACACCCTAATCTTGTGAAACTTCATGGattttgcattgaaaacaatCAACTAATGCTGGTGTATGAGTACATGGAAAATAATAGCCTGGCTCATGCTTTATTCA GCTCAGAGAATCAGCTTAAACTTGATTGGTCAACAAGGCATAGAATCTGTATTGGCATAGCAAAAGGTCTTGCATTTCTACATGAAGAATCAAGACTCAAGATTGTTCATCGTGATATCAAATCTACTAATGTGTTACTGGATGGGAACTTAAACCCTAAAATATCCGATTTTGGGTTGGCTAGGCTTGATGAAGAGGAAGAGACTCACATCAGCACCAGAGTGGCAGGAACAGT AGGATACATGGCACCGGAATATGCATTATGGGGTCACCTTTCTTACAAGGCTGATGTATACAGTTATGGAATTGTGGTCTTGGAAATTGTCAGTGGAAAGAACAATAAAAGTTACATGCCAAGTGATGATTGTTTTTGTCTTTTAGATAAG GCATTTCATCTTCAATCCACTGAAAACATAATGGAACTGGTTGATGAAAGGCTGGGATTAGAGGTGAACCCAACCGAAGCAGAAAACATGGTGAAGGTAGCTCTGCTGTGTACGAATGTATCGCCGTCTCTTAGGCCTACAATGTCAGAGGTTGTGAACATGCTTGAAGATAAAATGAGCATCCCAGATGTTATACCGGAAAATTTTTTTCGTGAAGATTTAAGGCTTAGAGCCATAAGAGACATCTATCAACACGGAGAAAATCAAAGTTTGACTTCAAGCAAAACAGGCAGTTTAATAGGATATTTTGTACCTACTTCTTCCTCAGTCTCTGGCAATGACATGCATGAGATATGCTCAAAATCATAG
- the LOC107482206 gene encoding probable LRR receptor-like serine/threonine-protein kinase RFK1 isoform X5: MVKLPYLRQIDLSLNYLNGTIPKEWASMKLTTIALMANRLSGEIPKELGNIETLTNLDLEANQFSGHVPSQLGNLINLQRLVLASNNLSGTLPETFALLHNLTEFRISDNSFSGKIPSFIQNWKLLQRLDMHASGLEGPIPSNISLLSNLTILRISDIDGPSQAFPVLSSMKKMRRLVLRNCNITGEIPSDIWKLENLKMLDVSFNQLVGEIPTIKPAAPMTFIFLTGNKLTGNVPDSILAAGGNVDLSYNNLTWQGPGQPACQDNLNLNLNLFRSSLGTTKLQAVLPCSKTFKCPRYSSCLHVNSGGKDVMMKENGENILYIGDSVPGGTAEYYNDHEKLWGFSSTGDFMDDDDIQNTRYTKALSPSNLSELYATARVSPISLTYFHYCLENGNYTVKLHFAEIQFTNDRTCNSLGKRFFNIYIQDGLVLKDFNIEEKAHGAQKPYIATIPNVSITDNILEIRLYYAGKGTERIPYPAAYGPLISAFSIVSNSKPCSVQKKAVNYIIVGVGFGISAVCLVLIIVGILWRIFFFKGIIRTEKGVDGQYNQTGTYTLEQIRAATNDFSPANKIGEGGFGPVYKGQLSDGTWVAVKQLSSKSRQGNREFLNEIAMISCLQHPNLVKLHGFCIENNQLMLVYEYMENNSLAHALFSSENQLKLDWSTRHRICIGIAKGLAFLHEESRLKIVHRDIKSTNVLLDGNLNPKISDFGLARLDEEEETHISTRVAGTVGYMAPEYALWGHLSYKADVYSYGIVVLEIVSGKNNKSYMPSDDCFCLLDKAFHLQSTENIMELVDERLGLEVNPTEAENMVKVALLCTNVSPSLRPTMSEVVNMLEDKMSIPDVIPENFFREDLRLRAIRDIYQHGENQSLTSSKTGSLIGYFVPTSSSVSGNDMHEICSKS, from the exons ATGGTTAAGCTTCCTTACCTCAGACAAAT TGATCTTTCTCTCAACTACCTAAATGGTACCATCCCAAAGGAATGGGCCTCAATGAAACTGACAACAAT TGCCCTAATGGCTAATCGTTTATCGGGGGAGATTCCTAAGGAGTTGGGAAATATTGAAACTCTAACGAACCT GGACCTTGAAGCAAACCAATTCTCTGGTCATGTACCCTCTCAACTTGGAAATCTGATTAACCTGCAAAGATT GGTTCTAGCATCCAATAATTTGTCTGGGACCCTACCAGAGACATTTGCTCTATTACATAATTTGACAGAGTT TAGGATAAGTGATAATAGTTTCAGTGGAAAAATACCCAGCTTCATTCAGAACTGGAAGCTACTTCAAAGACT AGATATGCATGCAAGTGGACTGGAGGGACCAATCCCATCAAATATATCTCTTTTGAGTAATTTAACTATTTT GAGGATTAGTGACATAGATGGTCCAAGTCAGGCTTTTCCAGTTTTAAGCAGCATGAAGAAAATGAGAAGATT GGTTTTGAGAAACTGCAATATTACTGGAGAGATTCCTAGTGACATCTGGAAACTGGAGAATTTGAAAATGCT GGATGTGAGTTTTAATCAGTTGGTTGGCGAAATTCCAACTATTAAACCTGCAGCACCAATGACTTTTAT CTTCCTAACTGGCAACAAACTAACTGGTAATGTACCTGACTCAATCTTGGCGGCGGGAGGCAATGT TGATCTTTCTTATAACAACCTTACGTGGCAAGGACCTGGGCAACCTGCTTGTCAAGATAACTT GAATTTAAACTTAAACTTGTTCCGGAGTTCTTTGGGGACCACAAAATT ACAGGCTGTTCTCCCATGTTCAAAGACCTTTAAGTGTCCTAGAT ACTCAAGCTGTTTGCATGTTAATAGTGGTGGTAAGGATGTAATGATGAAAGAAAATGGTGAAAATATCCTTTATATAGGGGATAGTGTGCCGGGTGGTACTGCTGAATATTATAATGACCATGAAAAGCTTTGGGGCTTTAGCAGCACTGGTGACTTCATGGATGATGATGACATCCAAAATACACGTTACACCAAGGCATTGTCACCTTCAAATTTGTCTGAATTATATGCAACGGCACGAGTGTCCCCTATTTCGCTCACCTATTTCCATTATTGCCTGGAAAATGGGAACTATACAGTAAAGCTCCACTTTGCAGAAATACAGTTTACTAATGATAGGACATGTAACAGTCTTGGGAAACGCTTTTTCAATATCTATATCCAG GATGGACTAGTTTTGAAGGATTTTAACATTGAAGAGAAAGCACATGGTGCTCAAAAACCATATATAGCAACAATTCCTAACGTCAGCATAACAGACAATATTCTAGAGATCCGACTCTACTATGCTGGCAAGGGAACTGAAAGGATTCCTTATCCTGCAGCTTATGGTCCCCTCATATCAGCTTTCTCTATTGTTTCTA ATTCTAAACCTTGTTCAGTCCAAAAGAAAGCAGTGAATTATATAATAGTTGGAGTTGGATTTGGAATTTCAGCTGTTTGCCTAGTCCTTATTATAGTAGGGATCCTTTGGCGGATATTCTTCTTCAAAGGAATAATTAGGACAGAAAAAG GTGTTGATGGACAATATAATCAGACAGGGACATATACATTAGAACAAATTAGAGCTGCCACAAATGATTTCTCTCCTGCTAACAAGATTGGGGAAGGTGGTTTTGGTCCTGTCTACAAG GGTCAGTTATCCGATGGTACTTGGGTAGCGGTCAAACAGCTTTCTTCGAAGTCACGGCAGGGGAATCGTGAATTTTTAAATGAGATAGCCATGATATCTTGTTTGCAACACCCTAATCTTGTGAAACTTCATGGattttgcattgaaaacaatCAACTAATGCTGGTGTATGAGTACATGGAAAATAATAGCCTGGCTCATGCTTTATTCA GCTCAGAGAATCAGCTTAAACTTGATTGGTCAACAAGGCATAGAATCTGTATTGGCATAGCAAAAGGTCTTGCATTTCTACATGAAGAATCAAGACTCAAGATTGTTCATCGTGATATCAAATCTACTAATGTGTTACTGGATGGGAACTTAAACCCTAAAATATCCGATTTTGGGTTGGCTAGGCTTGATGAAGAGGAAGAGACTCACATCAGCACCAGAGTGGCAGGAACAGT AGGATACATGGCACCGGAATATGCATTATGGGGTCACCTTTCTTACAAGGCTGATGTATACAGTTATGGAATTGTGGTCTTGGAAATTGTCAGTGGAAAGAACAATAAAAGTTACATGCCAAGTGATGATTGTTTTTGTCTTTTAGATAAG GCATTTCATCTTCAATCCACTGAAAACATAATGGAACTGGTTGATGAAAGGCTGGGATTAGAGGTGAACCCAACCGAAGCAGAAAACATGGTGAAGGTAGCTCTGCTGTGTACGAATGTATCGCCGTCTCTTAGGCCTACAATGTCAGAGGTTGTGAACATGCTTGAAGATAAAATGAGCATCCCAGATGTTATACCGGAAAATTTTTTTCGTGAAGATTTAAGGCTTAGAGCCATAAGAGACATCTATCAACACGGAGAAAATCAAAGTTTGACTTCAAGCAAAACAGGCAGTTTAATAGGATATTTTGTACCTACTTCTTCCTCAGTCTCTGGCAATGACATGCATGAGATATGCTCAAAATCATAG